Genomic window (Moraxella haemolytica):
ACTGCTTGCAATTAACAAAAAGTTCTCCCAATTGTTAATTACATTTTGCTCTTTAGCATAGTCAAATGCCGCTTTGGCATAGGGTCTTGCTAAGGTGGATAGTTCAGCCATGATTTCCTCTAATTACAGCTTAGCTGCCAACTGGTCTAGCATGTTAGCGTGTTCTTGTTCATTGACTTTGCTTTGCAAAATCTTTTCTGCACCTAGTACCGCTAGGTGAGCGACTTGAGAGCGTAGCTGTTCACGAGTTTGAGCAGCTTCTTGCTCGACAGTCGCATGTGCTTGTGCAATGATACGCTCACCTTCTAGACGAGCCTGCTCTTTAGCATCTTCAATCATCTGATTAGCGGTTTTATTGGCACGCTCAATGATAGAAGC
Coding sequences:
- a CDS encoding F0F1 ATP synthase subunit B, which encodes MNINATLFGQLIAFAIFVWFCMKFVWPPFIGAINERQRKIEEGLNAAEKAKADLASAEQQVEQEFAAAKTEAASIIERANKTANQMIEDAKEQARLEGERIIAQAHATVEQEAAQTREQLRSQVAHLAVLGAEKILQSKVNEQEHANMLDQLAAKL